The following proteins are co-located in the Silene latifolia isolate original U9 population chromosome 1, ASM4854445v1, whole genome shotgun sequence genome:
- the LOC141607929 gene encoding tryptophan--tRNA ligase, chloroplastic/mitochondrial: MSRTLLSHLFALPNSSPRFTSSLSCGSIFKRNSHDGFRCFCANVSLSETPSSPPLKKRVVSGVQPTGALHLGNYLGAIKNWISLQDTYETLFFIVDLHAITLPYETQQLAKSTRDTAAIYLACGVDASKASIFVQSHVRAHVELMWLLSSTTPIGWLNRMIQFKEKSLKSGDENVGVALLTYPVLMAADILLYQSDFVPVGDDQKQHLELTRHLAERVNNMYGGRKWKKMGGRGGSIFKIPEPLIPPAGARVMSLTDGLSKMSKSAPSDLSRINLLDPKDVINNKIKRCKTDSFVGLEFDNPERPECNNLLSVYQLVSGKRKEEVAQECQDMSWGTFKPLLTDALIEHLQPIQMRYEEIMSDPAYLDEILANGSARATEIADATVNNVYQAMGFLRR; the protein is encoded by the exons ATGAGCAGAACTCTTCTCTCTCACCTCTTCGCTCTCCCTAACTCTTCTCCTCGCTTCACTTCTTCTCT TTCTTGTGGTTCGATTTTCAAGCGCAATTCTCATGACGGTTTTCGTTGCTTTTGTGCCAACGTTTCGCTGTCTGAAACGCCGTCGTCGCCGCCATTGAA GAAACGAGTTGTTTCAGGTGTTCAGCCAACAGGAGCTTTACATCTAGGGAATTACCTCGGGGCGATAAAAAATTGGATTTCACTTCAG GATACCTATGAAACATTGTTCTTCATTGTTGATCTTCATGCG ATAACGTTGCCTTATGAAACTCAGCAATTAGCTAAATCAACTAGGGATACTGCAGCTATTTACTTGGCATGTGGTGTCGATGCTTCCAAG GCCTCAATTTTTGTACAGTCACATGTTCGTGCCCATGTGGAACTTATGTGGTTGCTCAGTTCCACCACGCCAATTGGTTGGCTGAATAGAATGATACAGTTCAAGGAGAAATCACTCAAATCG GGGGATGAAAATGTAGGGGTTGCACTTTTGACATATCCTGTTCTCATGGCTGCTGATATCCTTCTATATCAG TCCGATTTTGTACCTGTTGGAGATGATCAGAAGCAGCATCTGGAATTGACACGTCATCTGGCTGAACGTGTCAATAATATGTATGGAGGAAGAAAGTGGAAGAAAATGGGAGG GAGAGGAGGTTCAATTTTCAAG ATACCCGAACCTCTTATTCCACCAGCTGGAGCTCGAGTGATGTCTCTGACAGATGGTCTATCTAAG ATGTCAAAGTCCGCGCCCTCTGATCTGTCTCGAATAAATCTACTGGATCCTAAAGAT GTTATTAATAACAAGATCAAACGTTGCAAAACCGATTCTTTTGTAGG GTTGGAGTTTGACAATCCTGAAAGACCTGAATGCAATaatcttctttctgtttatcagctTGTCTCAGGGAAGAGAAAAGAG GAGGTTGCCCAAGAATGCCAAGATATGAGCTGGGGAACATTTAAACCACTCCTAACAGATGCTTTGATAGAGCATCTACAACCCATCCAG ATGCGTTACGAAGAAATCATGTCGGACCCGGCTTATTTGGATGAGATACTAGCAAATGGTAGCGCAAGAGCTACAGAGATAGCAGATGCAACTGTTAATAATGTTTATCAAGCTATGGGGTTCCTTCGACGATGA